The following coding sequences are from one Treponema bryantii window:
- a CDS encoding ABC transporter ATP-binding protein, whose amino-acid sequence MKTQISISHLSKTFSTVAGPKKALDDVSLEIREGECVVVGGENGSGKSVLMQIIAGLMEADNSGTDSRVHVEGRVGLVFQEAETQILGETPAEDIAFGPKNLGWKKEEVQTSVREALEKTGLTDKADFPARFLSGGEKRRLAVACMLAMKFPVIILDEPYANLDFGGVKQVNALVRQLKEEGKTVVILSHELEKCLGLSDRLVVLFRGKKVFDDTPEEGLKQNLEEWNIRNPLVAYKSVKDLIWE is encoded by the coding sequence ATGAAGACTCAAATAAGTATTAGTCATTTATCAAAAACATTCAGCACTGTTGCCGGTCCAAAGAAAGCCTTAGATGACGTAAGCCTTGAAATCAGAGAGGGTGAGTGCGTCGTTGTAGGCGGCGAAAACGGATCAGGTAAAAGTGTTCTGATGCAGATTATTGCCGGACTGATGGAGGCTGATAACTCAGGAACAGATTCCAGAGTTCATGTTGAAGGCCGGGTCGGCCTCGTCTTCCAGGAAGCTGAAACTCAGATTCTCGGTGAAACTCCGGCAGAAGACATCGCCTTTGGTCCGAAAAATCTCGGCTGGAAAAAAGAAGAAGTTCAGACATCTGTACGTGAAGCTCTGGAAAAAACAGGGCTTACAGACAAAGCTGATTTTCCTGCCCGCTTTTTATCTGGTGGAGAAAAACGCCGTCTTGCAGTTGCCTGTATGCTCGCAATGAAGTTTCCAGTAATTATTTTAGATGAGCCATATGCCAACCTGGATTTTGGAGGAGTTAAGCAGGTAAACGCACTTGTCCGCCAGCTTAAGGAAGAAGGTAAAACAGTTGTAATACTGTCACACGAGTTAGAAAAATGCCTCGGTCTTTCCGACCGATTGGTAGTTTTATTCCGTGGTAAAAAAGTTTTTGATGATACTCCGGAAGAAGGTCTAAAGCAAAACCTCGAAGAATGGAATATCAGAAATCCGCTGGTTGCTTATAAATCAGTGAAAGATCTAATATGGGAATGA
- a CDS encoding biotin transporter BioY — protein sequence MKNKSVLKISFIALFAAIICFGCFIRIPLGVIPIVLQNALCILCAVLLGGVLAGAPAALFLIAGLIGLPVYSGGTGGLAVWLGPTGGFLPGYLLGAVVAGFIAGKPSVTEKKLTVKVVVRVSAAVVTGLVILYIPGVIRFSYWATAAGKVPADKTALAYTMAACVIPYIPGDILKAVIAIPVALKLRPVLAQYLYEDSNKY from the coding sequence ATGAAAAATAAGTCAGTCTTAAAAATCTCTTTCATCGCGTTATTTGCCGCTATTATTTGTTTTGGTTGTTTTATCAGAATCCCTCTTGGTGTGATTCCGATTGTTTTGCAGAATGCCTTATGTATTCTGTGTGCTGTATTATTAGGAGGAGTCCTTGCTGGTGCTCCTGCAGCTCTCTTTTTAATTGCAGGTTTGATTGGTCTTCCAGTTTATTCTGGTGGAACCGGCGGGCTTGCTGTATGGCTTGGACCAACCGGCGGCTTTTTGCCTGGTTATCTGCTTGGTGCAGTGGTTGCAGGTTTTATTGCTGGAAAGCCGAGTGTTACTGAAAAGAAACTGACTGTAAAGGTAGTTGTTCGTGTTTCTGCTGCTGTTGTTACTGGTCTTGTGATTTTGTATATTCCGGGTGTAATCAGATTTTCGTATTGGGCAACTGCTGCCGGCAAAGTTCCTGCAGATAAAACAGCCCTTGCTTATACAATGGCTGCCTGCGTAATTCCATATATTCCTGGAGATATTCTTAAGGCTGTAATTGCCATACCGGTTGCGTTGAAGTTGCGTCCGGTACTTGCTCAGTATTTATATGAAGACTCAAATAAGTATTAG
- a CDS encoding biotin--[acetyl-CoA-carboxylase] ligase produces the protein MNMTTKEKVLKLLVDAKGQAVSGETLAAECGVSRAAVWKAVNALRETGNSIEGTTNGGYVLSDNDVFTAELFKETFSSRFPELSDCHIECFKEIDSTNTYAKRILAECGNLRGPDGSLTEAGKKYHCSVIIAESQTAGRGRLGRTFVSPEKTGIYISVIYAPKGGITNPARLTACAAVAICRAIKKVFGDISVLTADPQIKWINDIFVEGKKVCGILAEGVANFESGMIESAVVGMGINIKKNKTAFEGELADVVGTLEDAVTQTSPEAAGSISRTRVAAEIAGQVLKIFEEDASSPETHKAIIKEYKEASFLLGRELTVYPLIGDEKTAYKATATDIDENAGLIVTLEDGTIKTLNSGEVTLKSSAVLK, from the coding sequence ATGAATATGACTACGAAGGAAAAAGTTTTGAAATTGCTCGTGGATGCAAAGGGCCAGGCTGTTTCGGGAGAAACTCTCGCGGCTGAATGTGGTGTGAGCCGTGCTGCTGTCTGGAAGGCAGTAAATGCTTTGCGCGAAACTGGCAATTCAATTGAAGGTACAACAAACGGCGGTTATGTTCTTTCTGATAATGATGTTTTTACCGCTGAACTTTTTAAGGAAACTTTTTCTTCACGTTTTCCAGAACTTTCTGATTGTCATATTGAATGCTTTAAGGAAATTGATTCTACAAATACTTATGCAAAACGAATCCTTGCTGAATGCGGAAATCTTCGTGGACCAGACGGTAGCCTTACCGAAGCCGGCAAAAAATATCACTGCTCAGTAATTATTGCCGAAAGCCAGACTGCTGGTCGTGGTCGCTTAGGACGCACCTTTGTTTCTCCAGAAAAAACCGGCATTTATATTTCTGTGATATATGCTCCAAAAGGTGGAATTACAAATCCTGCAAGGTTGACAGCGTGTGCGGCAGTAGCAATTTGCAGAGCGATTAAAAAAGTATTTGGTGATATTTCTGTATTAACCGCAGACCCACAAATTAAATGGATCAATGATATTTTTGTTGAAGGTAAAAAAGTCTGCGGTATTCTTGCTGAAGGCGTTGCCAATTTTGAAAGCGGAATGATTGAATCAGCCGTTGTTGGAATGGGAATAAATATTAAAAAGAATAAGACTGCATTTGAAGGTGAACTGGCAGATGTTGTTGGTACACTGGAAGATGCAGTAACTCAGACTTCTCCAGAAGCTGCAGGTTCAATTTCTAGAACTCGTGTCGCCGCAGAAATCGCCGGCCAGGTTCTTAAGATTTTTGAAGAAGATGCTTCAAGTCCCGAAACACACAAAGCAATCATAAAAGAATATAAAGAAGCCTCGTTCCTGCTTGGCCGAGAACTTACAGTATACCCTCTGATTGGCGATGAAAAAACTGCTTACAAAGCTACAGCTACCGACATCGATGAAAATGCCGGACTCATTGTCACTCTGGAAGACGGAACTATAAAGACACTGAACTCTGGAGAGGTTACGCTGAAGTCTTCTGCCGTATTGAAATAG
- a CDS encoding MATE family efflux transporter, with translation MTKNLTEGSILKNIVVFSLPYLLSYFLQTLYGMADLFLAGQFNGADVISAVSIGSQVMHMFTVIIVGLAMGGTVLIGQAVGAKDTKRASKIIGNTVTFFLIFSAVITVILLLACRGIVSLIQTPPESVEQTVLYLRICFIGIPFIVAYNVIASIFRGMGDSKSPMIFVIIACTLNIILDYIFMGMLGMKAEGAAIATVIAQAVSVIISLIAIVRSKSLKLTKEDFKLQQDALVPILKIGVPVACQDGFVQISFMLITVIANRRGVNVAAAVGIVEKIICFLFLIPSSMLSTVSAIAAQNIGAGYYDRARKTLYAGTAIATGIGLIFAVSLQFVLHPLIALFTREEVVINLGAQYLKSYVFDCVFAAIHFCFSGYFCAMGKSILSFIHNVTSIILVRIPGAWLASKYWPETLFPMGCAAPLGSLLSAVICVIAFIWLNQKKVQKL, from the coding sequence ATGACAAAAAATCTTACCGAGGGCAGCATCCTCAAAAACATCGTCGTTTTTTCTTTACCATATCTTCTTTCATATTTTTTACAGACTCTTTATGGCATGGCAGATTTGTTCCTTGCAGGTCAGTTCAATGGCGCAGATGTAATTTCTGCTGTGTCTATCGGAAGTCAGGTAATGCACATGTTTACTGTAATTATCGTTGGGCTTGCGATGGGCGGCACAGTTCTGATTGGTCAGGCTGTTGGTGCTAAAGACACAAAACGTGCTTCTAAAATCATTGGTAACACAGTAACTTTTTTCCTGATTTTTTCAGCTGTGATTACTGTAATTCTTTTGCTTGCCTGCCGTGGAATTGTAAGTCTGATTCAGACTCCTCCGGAAAGCGTTGAGCAGACAGTTCTTTATCTTCGAATCTGTTTTATCGGTATTCCATTTATTGTTGCATATAACGTAATTGCTTCGATTTTCCGTGGCATGGGCGACTCTAAAAGCCCTATGATTTTTGTAATCATCGCCTGTACTCTCAATATCATTCTCGATTACATTTTTATGGGCATGCTTGGCATGAAGGCCGAGGGTGCAGCGATTGCTACAGTTATTGCACAGGCAGTCAGCGTTATCATCAGTTTGATTGCAATTGTGCGTTCAAAAAGCCTCAAACTTACAAAAGAAGATTTCAAACTTCAGCAGGATGCACTTGTTCCAATCTTAAAAATTGGTGTTCCTGTTGCCTGCCAGGACGGTTTTGTTCAGATTTCCTTTATGCTGATTACAGTTATTGCAAACCGTCGTGGTGTAAACGTAGCGGCCGCCGTTGGAATCGTTGAAAAAATCATCTGCTTCCTCTTCCTTATTCCTTCAAGCATGCTTTCTACAGTCAGCGCAATTGCCGCTCAGAATATTGGTGCCGGATACTATGATCGTGCACGAAAAACTCTTTATGCCGGCACCGCAATTGCCACTGGTATTGGTCTGATTTTTGCGGTTTCACTTCAGTTTGTTTTGCATCCTCTTATTGCACTTTTTACCCGCGAAGAGGTTGTAATCAATCTTGGAGCTCAGTATCTGAAATCTTATGTATTCGACTGCGTCTTTGCTGCAATCCACTTCTGCTTCAGCGGTTACTTCTGCGCAATGGGAAAATCAATTCTTTCATTTATTCACAACGTGACATCAATCATACTTGTGCGAATACCGGGCGCATGGCTGGCATCAAAATACTGGCCGGAAACACTTTTCCCAATGGGCTGTGCAGCTCCACTTGGAAGCCTGCTTTCTGCGGTTATCTGTGTGATTGCGTTTATCTGGCTTAATCAAAAAAAGGTGCAGAAGCTCTAA
- a CDS encoding ABC transporter permease, which yields MLLIQYTLIYASVLIFVAFGGMFSERSGVINLGLEGIMVMGALGGAFVLYSLPAGTPAFVIILLTILASVLFGMLYSLFLAVAAINFKADQTLVGTAMNMLATAAAIVIVKSFNNARSGGTNPSAILDYIANRKVFLIGDFNIYMILTVILVAVAYVLLNKTRFGLRLMACGEHPQAADSVGINVYKMRYAGVLISGFCGGIGGIIYISAANSQWDFMYGVAGAGFLALAVMIFGQWNPLRIAASALLFGAFRAVADTYSAFDALIHLVPGDVYKMLPYIISLVVLAFTSKKSRAPKAEGIPYDKGTR from the coding sequence ATGTTATTGATTCAATATACTTTAATTTATGCTTCAGTTTTGATTTTCGTTGCGTTCGGCGGTATGTTCAGTGAGCGCAGTGGTGTAATTAACCTTGGTCTTGAAGGAATTATGGTAATGGGTGCGCTTGGCGGTGCATTCGTGCTTTATTCTCTGCCTGCTGGAACTCCGGCCTTTGTTATAATTCTGCTGACAATTCTTGCGAGTGTTCTTTTCGGAATGTTATATTCTCTGTTCCTTGCAGTTGCGGCTATTAACTTTAAGGCGGATCAGACTCTGGTTGGTACAGCTATGAATATGCTTGCTACAGCCGCTGCTATTGTTATTGTTAAGTCGTTTAATAATGCGAGATCAGGTGGTACAAACCCTTCTGCAATTCTTGATTATATTGCAAACAGAAAGGTTTTCCTGATTGGAGATTTCAATATTTACATGATTTTGACAGTGATTCTTGTTGCTGTTGCCTATGTACTTTTGAACAAAACACGCTTTGGTCTTCGTCTTATGGCTTGTGGTGAACATCCTCAGGCTGCAGACAGCGTAGGTATCAATGTATACAAAATGCGCTATGCAGGGGTTTTGATTTCAGGCTTCTGTGGTGGAATTGGTGGAATTATCTACATTTCTGCTGCAAACTCACAGTGGGACTTCATGTACGGTGTTGCCGGTGCGGGCTTCCTTGCACTTGCCGTTATGATTTTCGGTCAGTGGAATCCGCTTCGTATTGCAGCCAGTGCTTTGCTATTTGGTGCATTCCGTGCCGTTGCAGATACTTATTCTGCATTTGATGCATTGATTCATCTTGTTCCAGGTGACGTTTACAAGATGCTTCCATACATCATTTCTCTTGTAGTTCTTGCATTCACTTCAAAGAAATCCCGCGCTCCTAAGGCTGAGGGTATTCCATACGATAAGGGTACAAGGTAA
- a CDS encoding BMP family lipoprotein, translating into MKKLIAIAMMMALVCSSTFAAKAKKAKKSSKASIKIAMVTDSGDITDQSFNQTTYQACKDYAEANGLEFQYYKPAGDSNADRVASIDAAYQDGYNVIVLPGYLFGEAIGKVAKDYDDAKFIGLDISEGDLGGIAVPANVFCAVYAEELPGFFAGYAAVKEGYRHLGFLGGMAVPAVVRYGYGFVQGANKAAEELKVADQVTIEYVYGGQFYGDQTITAAMDGWYKNRGVEVVFACGGAIWSSACEAASKVGGKVIGVDVDQTAQINSYADGMCVTSAMKGLSATVNAALSAIQAGNWADYSGKIANLGLVSGKDLSLNYVGLPTDTWTMKNYSVNDYKKLVADVYANKVTVSNAIDKAPAVTVKVNYYQNIK; encoded by the coding sequence ATGAAAAAGCTTATTGCAATTGCAATGATGATGGCACTTGTTTGTTCATCAACTTTTGCTGCTAAAGCAAAAAAAGCAAAGAAGTCTTCTAAGGCTTCTATCAAAATCGCTATGGTAACAGATTCAGGCGATATTACAGATCAGTCTTTCAATCAGACAACTTACCAGGCTTGTAAAGATTACGCCGAAGCAAACGGACTTGAGTTCCAGTACTACAAACCAGCCGGAGATTCAAACGCAGACCGCGTTGCTTCTATCGATGCTGCTTATCAGGATGGTTACAATGTAATCGTTCTTCCTGGATACCTTTTCGGTGAAGCAATTGGAAAGGTAGCTAAAGATTATGATGATGCTAAATTCATCGGTCTTGATATCAGCGAAGGTGACCTCGGTGGTATTGCTGTTCCAGCTAACGTATTCTGTGCAGTTTATGCAGAAGAGCTTCCTGGATTCTTCGCAGGTTATGCTGCAGTAAAAGAAGGATATCGTCACCTTGGATTCCTTGGTGGTATGGCTGTTCCAGCTGTAGTTCGCTACGGATACGGATTCGTTCAGGGTGCTAACAAGGCTGCTGAAGAACTCAAAGTTGCTGATCAGGTAACAATTGAATATGTTTATGGTGGACAGTTCTACGGCGACCAGACAATTACAGCTGCTATGGACGGATGGTACAAGAACCGTGGTGTAGAAGTTGTATTCGCATGTGGTGGAGCTATCTGGTCTTCTGCTTGTGAAGCTGCTTCTAAAGTTGGTGGAAAGGTAATTGGTGTTGACGTTGATCAGACAGCACAGATTAACAGCTACGCTGATGGTATGTGTGTAACTTCTGCTATGAAGGGTCTTTCTGCAACAGTAAACGCTGCTCTTTCTGCTATTCAGGCTGGAAACTGGGCTGACTACTCTGGAAAGATTGCTAACCTCGGTCTCGTATCAGGAAAAGACCTTTCTTTGAACTATGTAGGTCTTCCAACAGATACTTGGACAATGAAGAACTACTCAGTAAATGATTACAAGAAACTTGTAGCTGATGTATATGCTAATAAAGTTACAGTTTCTAACGCAATCGACAAGGCTCCAGCAGTTACTGTAAAAGTAAACTACTACCAGAACATTAAATAA
- the lysA gene encoding diaminopimelate decarboxylase: MNSFIENVNFFEGNDPEKIAQEFGTPLYVYNEKILRNRMDSVAKVITKYKYTANYSVKANTNIHILKLALEEGNNCDAMSVGEIQMLLKAGFPTDRIFFVPNNVSAEEMQFAIDNGIMTSCDSLAQLELYGSLNKGGKVAVRINPGVGAGHHEKVVTGGKKTKFGISEEFIPQIFEIADRYNLTIAGINQHIGSLFMDPQPYLDAVTNLLRIALQFKDLEFVDFGGGYGIPYHKLDDEAVFPMEDFKKRLEPILDDFVAKYGKPVLFKSEPGRFCVAEGSVILGRVHAVKHNNGKTFAGTDIGMNVLVRPSMYDSWHDIEVIRDGKVVPRDNLMEQTVTGNICESGDLLAKDRQLPEMQRGDLACVLDTGAYGWSMCSTYNSRPRPAEVLICKDGSVKLIRRRETIEDLMRLF; encoded by the coding sequence ATGAATTCATTTATAGAAAATGTAAATTTCTTCGAGGGTAATGACCCAGAAAAAATTGCACAGGAATTTGGCACACCGCTCTACGTTTATAACGAGAAGATTCTCCGTAACCGTATGGATTCTGTTGCTAAGGTAATTACAAAGTATAAGTACACTGCAAACTATTCGGTAAAGGCCAATACAAACATTCACATCCTCAAGCTTGCTCTTGAAGAAGGCAACAACTGTGATGCTATGAGTGTTGGAGAAATCCAGATGCTGCTTAAGGCTGGCTTCCCAACCGACCGCATTTTCTTTGTGCCAAACAACGTTAGTGCAGAAGAAATGCAGTTTGCAATTGATAACGGAATTATGACAAGCTGTGACTCTCTTGCTCAGCTCGAGCTTTACGGCTCATTGAACAAGGGCGGTAAGGTTGCAGTGCGCATCAATCCTGGTGTAGGTGCCGGCCATCATGAAAAGGTTGTTACCGGCGGTAAGAAAACTAAGTTTGGAATTTCTGAAGAATTTATTCCTCAGATTTTTGAAATTGCAGACAGATATAATCTTACAATTGCGGGAATCAACCAGCACATCGGTTCCCTCTTTATGGACCCACAGCCTTACCTCGATGCAGTTACAAACCTGCTTCGTATTGCACTTCAGTTTAAGGATCTTGAGTTTGTTGATTTTGGTGGTGGTTATGGTATTCCATATCACAAGCTGGACGACGAAGCAGTTTTCCCAATGGAAGATTTTAAGAAGCGTCTTGAGCCAATTCTCGACGACTTTGTTGCAAAATATGGAAAGCCTGTTTTGTTCAAGTCTGAGCCTGGCCGTTTCTGTGTTGCAGAAGGCAGCGTAATTCTTGGACGCGTTCATGCAGTAAAGCACAACAACGGAAAGACCTTTGCCGGAACTGATATCGGTATGAATGTGCTTGTTCGCCCAAGTATGTACGACAGCTGGCACGATATTGAAGTTATCCGTGACGGAAAAGTTGTTCCTCGCGATAATCTTATGGAACAGACTGTAACCGGTAACATCTGCGAAAGCGGTGACCTTCTTGCTAAGGATCGTCAGCTTCCGGAAATGCAGCGCGGAGACCTTGCCTGCGTTCTCGATACCGGCGCTTATGGCTGGAGCATGTGTTCAACTTACAACAGCCGTCCACGCCCTGCAGAAGTTCTCATCTGCAAGGATGGCAGCGTAAAGCTTATCCGAAGACGCGAGACTATTGAAGATTTGATGAGATTATTCTAA
- a CDS encoding ABC transporter permease, whose amino-acid sequence MSNKFKTALASDTSKSILSAVICALLGILIGFIILLIINAEHAPKAISVILKNWMYYRNNGKKLYYLGQTLVKAVPLILCGIAVLFAYKSGLFNIGVAGQYCIGIGISLWTALAWHLPWFVCVLFAIVCAALWASIAGLLKAFCNVNEVIAGIMLNWISLYIVNVLMQNERVMNVGKSETFSIAATSPQSLLPTLGLGALFHDNEYVSIAIPLTIVVAILVNIVLKKTVLGYELRATGLNKHAAKYAGMKDKKNLILTMAVSGAIAGLAASLFYLTDVQPWKTSSTVPAMGFNGIAVAFLGELNPIGVIFSGYFIQHITQGGSFIDTKYFNPQIADLISSIIIYSCAFMFLFKTQLSKLMERKKKVAKSEEKPVKAESADAEGKRG is encoded by the coding sequence ATGAGTAATAAATTTAAGACAGCACTTGCTTCTGATACTTCTAAATCAATTCTTTCTGCTGTAATTTGTGCGCTTCTTGGTATTCTGATTGGTTTTATCATTCTTCTGATTATCAATGCTGAACATGCGCCAAAGGCTATCAGCGTAATCTTGAAAAACTGGATGTATTACAGAAATAACGGTAAAAAGCTTTACTACCTGGGACAGACTCTGGTAAAGGCTGTACCGCTTATTCTTTGTGGAATTGCAGTTCTGTTTGCTTACAAATCTGGACTTTTCAACATTGGTGTTGCCGGCCAGTATTGTATCGGAATTGGTATTTCACTCTGGACTGCATTAGCATGGCATCTTCCATGGTTTGTATGTGTGTTGTTTGCTATAGTATGTGCTGCTTTGTGGGCAAGTATTGCGGGCCTTCTGAAAGCTTTCTGTAATGTAAACGAAGTTATTGCGGGAATCATGCTCAACTGGATTTCACTTTATATTGTGAATGTGTTGATGCAGAATGAGCGCGTTATGAACGTTGGTAAATCAGAAACCTTCTCAATTGCTGCAACTTCACCTCAGTCACTTTTGCCAACTCTTGGTCTTGGTGCTCTTTTCCATGATAACGAGTATGTTTCAATTGCAATTCCTTTGACAATTGTTGTAGCAATTCTTGTAAACATTGTTTTGAAAAAGACAGTCCTTGGTTACGAACTTCGTGCTACAGGTCTTAATAAGCATGCTGCAAAATATGCCGGAATGAAGGATAAGAAAAATCTGATTCTGACTATGGCTGTTTCTGGTGCTATTGCCGGTCTTGCTGCTTCACTTTTCTATCTGACTGATGTTCAGCCATGGAAGACAAGTTCGACTGTCCCTGCTATGGGCTTTAATGGTATTGCAGTTGCTTTCCTTGGTGAGCTGAATCCGATTGGTGTAATTTTCTCGGGTTACTTTATTCAGCATATCACTCAGGGTGGAAGCTTTATTGATACAAAATATTTTAATCCTCAGATTGCGGATTTGATCTCATCTATCATCATTTATTCTTGTGCATTCATGTTCCTGTTTAAGACACAGTTAAGTAAGCTGATGGAAAGAAAGAAGAAGGTTGCGAAGTCAGAGGAAAAGCCTGTAAAGGCCGAATCTGCTGATGCCGAGGGCAAGAGAGGTTAA
- a CDS encoding ABC transporter ATP-binding protein, with protein sequence MSEEYIIEMLNITKRFPGIIANDNITLQLKKGEIHALLGENGAGKSTLMSVLFGLYQPEEGEIHKNGKKVEIKNPNDATALGIGMVHQHFKLVEVFTVLDNIILGSETVKHGFVDRKAAREKIINLSQKYGLAVDPDAKIEDITVGMQQRVEILKMLYRDNEILIFDEPTAVLTPQEIKELMQIMKNLAAEGKSILFITHKLNEIMEVSDRCSVLCKGRYIGTVEIANTSKEELSRMMVGRDVKFTVDKEPAKPGEVVLDVENLCVESHVHKKLAVHNVSLQVRAGEIVCIAGIDGNGQSEFIQGITGLERVAPHSASKITLCGIDITKKSIRERSKAGMSHVPEDRHKHGLVLDYTLEQNMVLQRYWEPQFQKNQFIKTKEVSAYSQMLIDKYDVRSGQGNKTIARAMSGGNQQKAIVGRELDKEHSLLIAVQPTRGLDVGAIEYLHKAIIADRDAGKAVLLVSYELEEVLNLSDRILVMYEGEIVGELDPKQTTPEELGLYMAGAKRNVGEKAGGEAKDE encoded by the coding sequence ATGAGTGAAGAATACATCATTGAAATGCTTAATATTACTAAGCGTTTCCCCGGAATTATTGCGAATGACAATATCACCCTTCAGCTCAAAAAAGGCGAAATCCATGCGCTTTTGGGCGAGAACGGAGCTGGTAAGTCTACGCTTATGAGCGTTCTTTTCGGTCTTTATCAGCCGGAAGAAGGCGAAATCCACAAGAATGGAAAAAAGGTTGAAATCAAAAATCCTAATGATGCTACGGCTCTTGGAATTGGAATGGTGCATCAGCACTTTAAGCTCGTAGAAGTTTTTACTGTTCTTGATAATATCATTTTAGGCAGCGAAACAGTAAAGCATGGTTTTGTTGATAGAAAAGCTGCCAGAGAAAAAATCATCAATCTGAGTCAGAAGTATGGTCTTGCAGTTGACCCTGACGCAAAAATCGAAGACATCACAGTTGGTATGCAGCAGCGCGTAGAAATTTTGAAAATGCTCTACCGCGATAATGAGATTTTGATTTTTGATGAACCTACTGCTGTCCTTACCCCTCAGGAAATCAAAGAGCTTATGCAGATTATGAAAAATCTTGCTGCAGAGGGAAAATCAATCCTCTTTATTACACATAAGCTCAACGAAATCATGGAAGTTTCAGACCGTTGTTCAGTTCTCTGTAAAGGACGCTACATCGGTACTGTTGAGATTGCAAACACAAGCAAGGAAGAGCTCAGCCGCATGATGGTTGGCCGCGACGTAAAGTTCACTGTAGATAAAGAACCTGCAAAACCAGGTGAAGTTGTTCTTGATGTAGAAAATCTTTGCGTTGAAAGTCATGTTCATAAAAAACTTGCCGTTCATAACGTTAGCCTTCAGGTTCGTGCCGGAGAAATCGTTTGTATTGCCGGAATTGATGGAAACGGCCAGTCTGAGTTCATTCAGGGAATTACTGGTCTTGAGCGTGTTGCTCCTCATTCTGCTTCAAAAATCACTTTGTGCGGTATTGATATCACTAAAAAATCTATCCGCGAAAGAAGCAAAGCTGGTATGAGCCATGTTCCGGAAGACCGCCATAAGCACGGTTTGGTTCTGGATTACACTCTTGAACAGAATATGGTGCTTCAGCGTTACTGGGAGCCTCAGTTCCAGAAGAATCAGTTTATAAAGACAAAAGAAGTTTCTGCTTATTCGCAGATGCTTATTGATAAATACGATGTTCGAAGCGGACAGGGAAATAAAACCATTGCCCGTGCAATGTCTGGTGGAAATCAGCAGAAGGCAATTGTTGGCCGCGAACTCGATAAAGAGCATTCACTTCTTATTGCAGTTCAGCCAACCCGTGGTCTTGATGTTGGTGCCATTGAATATCTTCATAAAGCAATTATTGCAGACCGTGACGCAGGAAAGGCAGTACTTCTTGTTTCTTACGAACTCGAAGAAGTTTTGAATCTCAGCGACAGAATCCTTGTAATGTATGAAGGCGAGATTGTCGGTGAACTGGATCCAAAACAGACAACACCGGAAGAGCTTGGTCTTTACATGGCTGGTGCTAAACGTAATGTAGGCGAGAAAGCCGGTGGGGAGGCAAAAGATGAGTAA